One region of Streptomyces capillispiralis genomic DNA includes:
- a CDS encoding GGDEF domain-containing protein: MGEETRLAAVVALAQGMAAAHGSRDAWRAAAGGACRALSGSFAALSVWERELGRLRVLVNVGELAEGEEEFPDDESYPVHQFAEITEFLHERWAGGGEPDAWVETAEGPSAGRPGYCHQRVAALRRRGRGCCVVAPIVLHGRAWGELYVARPAGVPVFGRADADFATVLAAVVAAGLAQTERLEEARRLAYTDALTGLANRRAVDARLDEAVERHRRDGAVVSLVVCDVNGLKRVNDTLGHAVGDRLLERFGTVLSLCGAMLPGALAARLGGDEFCLLAVGPPADEVVKAADEVCRRAVELGIGDGVACGVATTEDPIGPVRSARRLFRLADAAQYRAKAERSAHPVVAGREGPDDPVVRLADEPSRVRGGERRRFRGRRSPEGPV; this comes from the coding sequence GGTTCGCGGGACGCCTGGCGGGCGGCGGCCGGCGGGGCCTGCCGGGCGCTGAGCGGGAGCTTCGCGGCGCTGTCGGTGTGGGAGCGGGAGCTCGGGCGGCTGCGCGTCCTGGTCAACGTCGGCGAGCTGGCCGAGGGGGAGGAGGAGTTCCCGGACGACGAGTCCTATCCGGTGCACCAGTTCGCCGAGATCACCGAGTTCCTGCACGAGCGGTGGGCGGGGGGCGGTGAGCCCGACGCGTGGGTGGAGACCGCCGAGGGGCCCTCGGCGGGGCGCCCCGGGTACTGCCACCAGCGGGTGGCCGCGCTCAGGCGGCGGGGGCGCGGGTGCTGCGTGGTCGCGCCGATCGTGCTGCACGGGCGGGCCTGGGGCGAGCTGTACGTGGCCCGGCCGGCCGGTGTGCCCGTCTTCGGGCGGGCCGACGCCGACTTCGCGACGGTGCTGGCCGCCGTCGTGGCCGCCGGGCTCGCGCAGACCGAGCGGCTGGAGGAGGCCCGGCGGCTGGCGTACACGGACGCGCTGACCGGGCTGGCCAACCGGCGGGCCGTGGACGCGCGGCTCGACGAGGCGGTGGAGCGGCACCGCCGGGACGGGGCCGTCGTCAGCCTGGTGGTGTGCGACGTGAACGGTCTGAAGCGGGTCAACGACACGCTGGGCCACGCCGTGGGGGACCGGCTGCTGGAGCGGTTCGGGACCGTGCTCTCGCTGTGCGGGGCCATGCTGCCGGGGGCCCTGGCGGCGCGGCTCGGCGGGGACGAGTTCTGTCTGCTGGCGGTGGGGCCGCCCGCCGACGAGGTGGTCAAGGCGGCCGACGAGGTGTGCCGCCGCGCCGTCGAACTGGGCATCGGGGACGGTGTCGCCTGCGGGGTGGCGACCACGGAGGACCCCATCGGGCCGGTGCGCTCCGCCCGGCGGCTGTTCCGGCTGGCCGACGCGGCGCAGTACCGGGCCAAGGCCGAGCGGTCCGCCCATCCGGTGGTGGCCGGGCGCGAGGGGCCGGACGACCCGGTGGTGCGGCTCGCCGACGAGCCGTCGCGGGTGAGGGGCGGGGAGCGGCGCCGGTTCCGGGGGCGGCGCTCGCCGGAGGGGCCGGTGTGA